The following are encoded in a window of Microbacterium sp. LWO13-1.2 genomic DNA:
- a CDS encoding SGNH/GDSL hydrolase family protein, with protein MTRSRIVLAAGLTIGAASALVWGGRALLTRQAAIARRRIGKPLGEDSLDADRIWRSSLAGAPVELLLLGDSLAAGLGAERRKDTLGGRLAKGLARQLHRPVRLHTGAIVGSESSALAGQLDALPDGYRPHVAVIVVGGNDVTHRVPVAESVAHLESAIADLRRRGAAVIVGTCPDLGALRAVPQPLRTLGARVSRQLALAQTAAAARAGAASVDLRRAVGPMFLDDPDGMFSLDRFHPSALGYRRTAEALLPAVAAAMRSRS; from the coding sequence ATGACGCGCTCTCGCATCGTGCTCGCCGCCGGTCTCACCATCGGCGCCGCGTCGGCCCTCGTCTGGGGCGGACGCGCCCTGCTGACCAGGCAGGCGGCGATCGCCCGCCGCAGGATCGGAAAGCCGCTCGGCGAGGACTCGCTCGACGCCGATCGCATCTGGCGGTCCTCCCTCGCCGGTGCTCCGGTCGAGCTGCTGCTGCTGGGCGACTCGCTCGCCGCCGGACTCGGCGCGGAGCGACGAAAGGACACCCTGGGCGGTCGGCTCGCGAAAGGCCTTGCCCGGCAGCTCCACCGGCCCGTGCGCCTGCACACGGGAGCGATCGTCGGCTCCGAGTCCTCAGCGCTCGCCGGTCAACTGGACGCGCTTCCGGACGGCTACCGCCCGCACGTGGCCGTGATCGTGGTCGGCGGCAACGATGTCACGCACCGTGTGCCGGTCGCCGAATCCGTCGCCCACCTCGAGTCCGCGATTGCCGACCTGCGACGGCGCGGAGCGGCGGTCATCGTCGGAACGTGTCCTGATCTCGGCGCGCTGCGGGCGGTGCCGCAACCACTGCGCACGCTCGGCGCGCGGGTGTCCCGACAGTTGGCGCTCGCGCAGACCGCCGCCGCGGCGCGCGCAGGCGCCGCGAGCGTCGATCTGCGTCGTGCCGTCGGACCGATGTTCCTCGATGATCCGGACGGCATGTTCAGCCTGGACCGGTTCCACCCGAGCGCGCTCGGCTATCGCCGCACCGCGGAAGCGCTGCTGCCGGCGGTCGCGGCGGCTATGCGCTCGCGGAGCTGA
- a CDS encoding helix-turn-helix domain-containing protein, with translation MIDARRGVLYPARMPEFHRLPAPPEAAELAAWFWIPVWDIEPGRTSRQDVVAYPALNLVVEQNGGAPAEVQLVGATTAASFRDLRGRGWAVGALLRPASAAALVEEPAALRDTAMPFDAPELLAGVAAAMTDAGDSGRSQAVAVFARWLAARVGEVSPVARQANAMSDLLMTDASILRAEDAAARLHLSLRTLQRLAHRHVGLPPAAMIRRRRLQEAAQRMRDDPHAEIAVIAADLGYADHAHLTRDFRTVLGIAPSTYRVDPDS, from the coding sequence GTGATCGATGCGCGGCGAGGAGTGCTGTACCCGGCGCGGATGCCGGAGTTCCATCGGCTGCCGGCGCCTCCTGAAGCCGCGGAACTCGCCGCCTGGTTCTGGATTCCCGTATGGGACATCGAGCCGGGGCGCACGTCTCGTCAGGATGTCGTGGCCTACCCGGCCCTGAACCTCGTGGTCGAGCAGAACGGCGGCGCACCGGCCGAAGTGCAACTGGTCGGGGCGACGACGGCTGCATCCTTCCGCGACCTTCGCGGCCGCGGTTGGGCTGTTGGCGCACTTCTGCGCCCGGCGTCGGCCGCCGCGCTGGTCGAAGAGCCGGCCGCGCTCCGCGACACCGCGATGCCCTTCGATGCTCCGGAGCTTCTTGCGGGCGTTGCGGCGGCCATGACGGATGCGGGAGACAGCGGCCGCTCCCAGGCGGTGGCCGTGTTCGCACGGTGGCTCGCCGCGCGGGTCGGCGAGGTCTCGCCCGTGGCGCGGCAGGCGAACGCGATGTCGGATCTTCTGATGACGGATGCGTCGATCCTGCGTGCGGAAGATGCCGCGGCGCGACTGCATCTGTCGCTGCGCACGCTGCAGCGTCTCGCGCATCGGCACGTGGGATTGCCGCCGGCTGCGATGATCCGCCGACGCCGATTGCAGGAGGCGGCGCAACGGATGCGCGATGATCCGCACGCCGAGATCGCCGTGATCGCCGCCGATCTCGGCTACGCCGACCACGCGCATCTGACCCGAGATTTCCGAACGGTTCTCGGGATCGCTCCGAGCACCTACCGAGTCGACCCCGACAGCTGA
- a CDS encoding APC family permease produces MPLTRRLTLGDAVSIGLGSMIGAGVFAVWAPAIGVAGSGILIALAIAAFVAYCNAVASAQLAAVHPVAGGTYAYARAEIGPWWGFIAGWCFVIGKIASCAAMAMTFAAYAAPAGWEVPVAVAAVAALATVNCFGVTRTALLTRILVVCSLLGLAIVVATGLLAAPEASPAPLPDATAYGVLQGAGLLFFAFAGYARIATMGEEVVSPERTIPRAIVLALAGAVVVYVLVAITVMTTLGADAATSTAPLADVITAAGWPELAPVVRVAAAASSLGALLALLTGIGRTTLAMAREDDVPRLLAHVDERWQVPRRAEVAIAIIVIGVVLVADLRNAIGFSSFGVLLYYLIANAAAFRQDGSARRYPRALQVLGALGCLVLVNTLPIVASLIGTGVVLLGVAYRMLRLRIASR; encoded by the coding sequence ATGCCGCTCACTCGCCGTCTGACGCTGGGCGACGCCGTCTCGATCGGTCTCGGCTCGATGATCGGCGCCGGGGTCTTCGCCGTATGGGCACCCGCGATCGGGGTGGCGGGCAGCGGCATCCTCATCGCGCTCGCGATCGCCGCGTTCGTCGCCTACTGCAACGCCGTGGCCTCGGCGCAGCTCGCCGCCGTGCACCCGGTCGCGGGCGGCACCTACGCGTACGCACGCGCCGAGATCGGACCCTGGTGGGGATTCATCGCCGGCTGGTGCTTCGTGATCGGCAAGATCGCCAGCTGCGCCGCGATGGCGATGACCTTCGCCGCCTACGCCGCCCCGGCCGGCTGGGAGGTGCCCGTCGCCGTCGCCGCGGTCGCCGCCCTCGCCACGGTCAACTGCTTCGGCGTCACCCGCACGGCCCTGCTCACGCGCATCCTGGTGGTCTGCTCGCTGCTCGGCCTCGCGATCGTCGTCGCGACCGGCCTCCTCGCTGCCCCGGAGGCCTCTCCGGCGCCGCTGCCGGATGCCACCGCGTACGGCGTGCTGCAGGGCGCAGGGCTGCTCTTCTTCGCGTTCGCGGGCTACGCGCGCATCGCCACGATGGGCGAAGAGGTGGTGAGCCCGGAGCGGACCATCCCCCGCGCGATCGTCCTCGCGCTCGCGGGGGCCGTGGTCGTGTACGTCCTCGTCGCGATCACCGTCATGACCACGCTCGGTGCAGATGCGGCGACCAGCACGGCCCCGCTCGCCGACGTCATCACGGCCGCCGGCTGGCCCGAGCTGGCGCCGGTGGTGCGGGTGGCTGCGGCGGCGTCGTCGCTCGGCGCCCTTCTCGCGCTCCTCACCGGCATCGGCCGCACGACACTGGCCATGGCCAGGGAAGACGACGTACCGCGCCTCCTCGCGCACGTCGATGAACGCTGGCAGGTGCCGCGCCGCGCGGAGGTCGCGATCGCGATCATCGTCATCGGGGTCGTGCTCGTCGCCGACCTCCGCAACGCGATCGGCTTCTCGTCGTTCGGCGTGCTGCTGTACTACCTGATCGCGAACGCGGCCGCTTTCCGTCAGGACGGCAGTGCACGGCGTTACCCGCGGGCTCTCCAGGTGCTCGGCGCGCTCGGCTGCCTCGTGCTCGTGAACACCCTGCCGATCGTCGCATCTCTCATCGGCACGGGTGTCGTGCTCCTCGGTGTGGCGTACCGGATGCTGCGGCTGCGCATCGCCAGCCGCTGA
- a CDS encoding VOC family protein, whose product MNTSSAGLTGTHTTNGRPNNATSLTPFLAIPGAADAIAFYRDVFGATVIDITEMGGVVVHADLDFGLGLLQIGEPTAEYHLVAPPAGEDDCYSLGVFVPDTDATVDRAVAAGAVVREPASTFVSGDRFASIRDPFGVRWSIMSRVEDLSVEESAQRVQEWAASFSSASA is encoded by the coding sequence ATGAACACATCATCCGCCGGCCTCACCGGCACCCACACCACCAACGGCCGCCCGAACAACGCGACCTCGCTCACCCCGTTCCTCGCCATCCCCGGCGCTGCCGACGCGATCGCGTTCTACCGTGACGTCTTCGGGGCCACGGTCATCGACATCACCGAGATGGGCGGCGTCGTGGTGCATGCCGACCTCGACTTCGGACTCGGGCTGCTGCAGATCGGGGAACCGACCGCCGAGTACCACCTCGTCGCGCCGCCTGCAGGCGAGGACGACTGCTACTCGCTCGGCGTCTTCGTACCCGACACCGACGCCACCGTCGATCGTGCTGTGGCTGCGGGTGCCGTCGTGCGGGAACCCGCGTCGACGTTCGTCTCCGGCGACCGGTTCGCCAGCATCCGTGATCCGTTCGGCGTGCGGTGGTCGATCATGAGTCGCGTCGAGGATCTCTCCGTCGAGGAGAGTGCGCAGCGCGTGCAGGAGTGGGCGGCCTCGTTCAGCTCCGCGAGCGCATAG
- a CDS encoding CocE/NonD family hydrolase, with protein MTAAPRLRGAARREYRRLSRAADMPPPTHPLVTLTPGIPVAADDGAELLTDHWHAEGAGGQTLLIRTPYGRGGVAGVARFFAERGHHVVVQSCRGTFGSGGSFSPLHDEVADGQATLRWVRGQSWATDRVHSWGGSYFGVTQWAYCDGEERPDTMGIAISARRFDDAILYPGGGFSIDTPLTWAYALDMQERSLPRRIWALLRARWAIPRGTLATPPGEAVRVAAKADPQFFRDWVDHSDQGDPWWHPLRFASDVDTIPPVTLMAGWQDLFLVGQLADYAALKDADRPVRLIIGDWIHGDPETTVMGVREALAAFADTGKGADVRLEISGGAGWHEFEQWPVPTTTVFREFTADGQLALPEAERPAAALPYRYDPADPTPDAGGRTLNPFAAGRRDQRVREHRDDVLIFTGDPLPEDLVIIGEPGIDLTFASSNPRADLFIRLCEVDLKGRSRTITDVYQRLPAEAAPNESRRIRLSFAPIAHRFAAGSRLRVQVSSGAHPLHLRNPGTADPVRDHSRLIGSDQVVHVGGAAPAALTLPALDTSRAPAVHVPVAR; from the coding sequence GCTGCTGACGGACCATTGGCACGCGGAGGGGGCAGGCGGGCAGACGCTGCTGATCCGCACCCCGTACGGGCGCGGCGGCGTCGCCGGCGTCGCCCGCTTCTTCGCCGAACGCGGCCATCACGTCGTGGTGCAGAGCTGTCGCGGCACGTTCGGCTCTGGCGGCTCGTTCAGCCCACTGCACGACGAGGTCGCCGACGGACAGGCGACGCTGCGCTGGGTGCGCGGTCAGAGCTGGGCGACGGACCGCGTGCATTCCTGGGGCGGGAGCTACTTCGGAGTCACCCAGTGGGCGTACTGCGACGGCGAGGAGCGCCCGGACACCATGGGCATCGCGATCTCGGCTCGACGTTTCGATGATGCGATCCTGTACCCGGGCGGCGGGTTCTCGATCGACACGCCGCTCACCTGGGCGTACGCCCTCGACATGCAGGAGCGGAGCCTCCCTCGCCGGATCTGGGCCCTGCTCCGAGCCAGGTGGGCGATCCCCCGCGGCACCCTCGCCACTCCTCCCGGCGAGGCCGTTCGCGTCGCCGCGAAGGCTGATCCGCAGTTCTTCCGAGACTGGGTCGATCACAGCGATCAGGGCGATCCCTGGTGGCATCCGCTGCGTTTCGCGTCCGATGTCGACACGATCCCTCCGGTGACGCTGATGGCGGGGTGGCAGGACCTGTTCCTCGTCGGGCAGCTCGCCGACTACGCCGCGCTCAAGGATGCCGATCGCCCCGTCCGGCTCATCATCGGGGACTGGATCCATGGCGACCCGGAGACGACGGTGATGGGAGTGCGCGAGGCACTGGCGGCCTTCGCCGATACCGGGAAGGGCGCAGACGTGCGACTCGAGATCAGTGGCGGCGCCGGTTGGCACGAGTTCGAGCAGTGGCCGGTTCCCACCACGACCGTGTTCCGCGAGTTCACCGCCGACGGACAGCTCGCGTTGCCCGAGGCCGAACGTCCGGCCGCGGCACTCCCGTATCGCTACGATCCGGCCGATCCCACACCGGACGCCGGCGGCCGCACTCTCAATCCGTTCGCTGCCGGTCGCCGCGATCAGCGTGTGCGGGAACACCGAGATGATGTGCTGATCTTCACGGGCGACCCCCTGCCGGAAGATCTCGTCATCATCGGAGAGCCGGGGATCGATCTGACCTTCGCGTCGTCCAACCCTCGCGCAGACCTGTTCATCCGGCTCTGCGAAGTCGACCTCAAGGGCAGGTCGCGCACGATCACCGACGTCTATCAGCGCCTGCCTGCTGAGGCCGCCCCGAACGAGTCCCGCCGGATCCGCCTCTCCTTCGCGCCGATCGCCCATCGCTTCGCCGCCGGCTCACGTCTTCGCGTGCAGGTCTCGTCGGGGGCGCATCCGCTGCATCTGCGCAATCCCGGTACGGCGGATCCTGTACGCGACCATTCGCGGCTGATCGGGAGCGACCAGGTCGTGCATGTCGGCGGTGCGGCACCGGCCGCCCTCACCCTGCCTGCGCTCGACACGAGCCGGGCACCGGCCGTTCACGTGCCCGTGGCACGATGA